A single region of the Chelonia mydas isolate rCheMyd1 chromosome 4, rCheMyd1.pri.v2, whole genome shotgun sequence genome encodes:
- the LOC119566027 gene encoding class I histocompatibility antigen, F10 alpha chain isoform X7, translating to MTLALRLLLLLLGAAAPPGARSRLHSRRVLDTVVSEPGPGLPWYSRVVYVDDQVIYVYTSGMQRAEPRTAWMAENEGPEFWDERTWWAQRHQKWFKASLNTLGQLYNQSEGFHIIQMIYGCDLREDNTTWGFYQDSYDGRDFLIFDKETMTLGAEDIGAQITKRRWDAQVFDNQQWKRYLEERCIPWLRNALEYGKETLQRKVHPTVRVSDRSSHDGLTTLSCKVSGFYPRDITVTWLRNGESRQQETYSEGILPSGDGTYQTWVTMEIDPKIKAHYSCHVEHESLLEPLSVSWEPNNNLIPIVAGVITAVVLIGVIIGVVVWKKKHPGKKGDGYAVAQANDQGSSGSDLSAKA from the exons ATGACCCTGGCGCtgcgcctcctgctgctgctgctgggggctgcagccccgccGGGGGCCCGATCCC GCCTGCACTCCAGGCGTGTATTGGACACAGTGGTGTCGGAGCCCGGCCCAGGGCTGCCCTGGTACAGCCGTGTTGTGTACGTGGACGATCAGGTCATCTACGTCTACACCAGCGGGATGCAGAGGGCGGAGCCTCGCACAGCGTGGATGGCGGAGAACGAGGGTCCGGAGTTCTGGGACGAGAGGACCTGGTGGGCACAGCGCCACCAGAAATGGTTCAAAGCAAGTCTGAACACACTGGGTCAGCTCTACAACCAGAGTGAGG GGTTTCACATTATCCAGATGATATACGGCTGTGATCTCCGGGAAGACAACACCACTTGGGGGTTTTACCAGGATTCATATGACGGACGAGACTTTCTTATCTTCGATAAGGAGACAATGACTTTGGGAGCAGAAGATATTGGGGCTCAGATCACCAAGAGGAGATGGGATGCTCAAGTATTTGACAACCAGCAGTGGAAACGCTACCTGGAGGAGAGATGTATTCCCTGGCTAAGGAATGCTCTAGAGTATGGGAAGGAGACTCTGCAGAGGAAAG TGCACCCAACAGTTAGAGTGAGCGACAGGTCATCTCATGACGGCCTCACCACTCTCTCCTGTAAGGTCAGTGGGTTCTACCCACGGGACATCACCGTGACCTGGCTGAGAAATGGGGAGAGCAGACAGCAGGAGACCTACTCTGAAGGCATCCTACCCAGTGGGGACGGGACCTATCAGACCTGGGTGACAATGGAGATTGATCCCAAGATCAAAGCCCATTATTCATGTCATGTGGAGCATGAAAGCCTATTAGAGCCACTCTCCGTCTCCTGGG AACCAAATAATAATCTGATTCCCATTGTGGCTGGAGTTATCACTGCAGTTGTCCTGATTGGTGTTATAATCGGAGTAGTCGTCTGGAAAAAGAAACACCCAG GGAAGAAGGGAGACGGCTATGCTGTAGCTCAGG CAAACGACCAAGGATCTAGTGGCTCTGACCTATCTGCCAAGG
- the LOC119566027 gene encoding class I histocompatibility antigen, F10 alpha chain isoform X9, which yields MTLALRLLLLLLGAAAPPGARSRLHSRRVLDTVVSEPGPGLPWYSRVVYVDDQVIYVYTSGMQRAEPRTAWMAENEGPEFWDERTWWAQRHQKWFKASLNTLGQLYNQSEGFHIIQMIYGCDLREDNTTWGFYQDSYDGRDFLIFDKETMTLGAEDIGAQITKRRWDAQVFDNQQWKRYLEERCIPWLRNALEYGKETLQRKVHPTVRVSDRSSHDGLTTLSCKVSGFYPRDITVTWLRNGESRQQETYSEGILPSGDGTYQTWVTMEIDPKIKAHYSCHVEHESLLEPLSVSWEPNNNLIPIVAGVITAVVLIGVIIGVVVWKKKHPANDQGSSGSDLSAKA from the exons ATGACCCTGGCGCtgcgcctcctgctgctgctgctgggggctgcagccccgccGGGGGCCCGATCCC GCCTGCACTCCAGGCGTGTATTGGACACAGTGGTGTCGGAGCCCGGCCCAGGGCTGCCCTGGTACAGCCGTGTTGTGTACGTGGACGATCAGGTCATCTACGTCTACACCAGCGGGATGCAGAGGGCGGAGCCTCGCACAGCGTGGATGGCGGAGAACGAGGGTCCGGAGTTCTGGGACGAGAGGACCTGGTGGGCACAGCGCCACCAGAAATGGTTCAAAGCAAGTCTGAACACACTGGGTCAGCTCTACAACCAGAGTGAGG GGTTTCACATTATCCAGATGATATACGGCTGTGATCTCCGGGAAGACAACACCACTTGGGGGTTTTACCAGGATTCATATGACGGACGAGACTTTCTTATCTTCGATAAGGAGACAATGACTTTGGGAGCAGAAGATATTGGGGCTCAGATCACCAAGAGGAGATGGGATGCTCAAGTATTTGACAACCAGCAGTGGAAACGCTACCTGGAGGAGAGATGTATTCCCTGGCTAAGGAATGCTCTAGAGTATGGGAAGGAGACTCTGCAGAGGAAAG TGCACCCAACAGTTAGAGTGAGCGACAGGTCATCTCATGACGGCCTCACCACTCTCTCCTGTAAGGTCAGTGGGTTCTACCCACGGGACATCACCGTGACCTGGCTGAGAAATGGGGAGAGCAGACAGCAGGAGACCTACTCTGAAGGCATCCTACCCAGTGGGGACGGGACCTATCAGACCTGGGTGACAATGGAGATTGATCCCAAGATCAAAGCCCATTATTCATGTCATGTGGAGCATGAAAGCCTATTAGAGCCACTCTCCGTCTCCTGGG AACCAAATAATAATCTGATTCCCATTGTGGCTGGAGTTATCACTGCAGTTGTCCTGATTGGTGTTATAATCGGAGTAGTCGTCTGGAAAAAGAAACACCCAG CAAACGACCAAGGATCTAGTGGCTCTGACCTATCTGCCAAGG
- the LOC119566027 gene encoding class I histocompatibility antigen, F10 alpha chain isoform X5, with protein MTLALRLLLLLLGAAAPPGARSRLHSRRVLDTVVSEPGPGLPWYSRVVYVDDQVIYVYTSGMQRAEPRTAWMAENEGPEFWDERTWWAQRHQKWFKASLNTLGQLYNQSEGFHIIQMIYGCDLREDNTTWGFYQDSYDGRDFLIFDKETMTLGAEDIGAQITKRRWDAQVFDNQQWKRYLEERCIPWLRNALEYGKETLQRKVHPTVRVSDRSSHDGLTTLSCKVSGFYPRDITVTWLRNGESRQQETYSEGILPSGDGTYQTWVTMEIDPKIKAHYSCHVEHESLLEPLSVSWEPNNNLIPIVAGVITAVVLIGVIIGVVVWKKKHPGKKGDGYAVAQGVPVSTNYAETLPCERR; from the exons ATGACCCTGGCGCtgcgcctcctgctgctgctgctgggggctgcagccccgccGGGGGCCCGATCCC GCCTGCACTCCAGGCGTGTATTGGACACAGTGGTGTCGGAGCCCGGCCCAGGGCTGCCCTGGTACAGCCGTGTTGTGTACGTGGACGATCAGGTCATCTACGTCTACACCAGCGGGATGCAGAGGGCGGAGCCTCGCACAGCGTGGATGGCGGAGAACGAGGGTCCGGAGTTCTGGGACGAGAGGACCTGGTGGGCACAGCGCCACCAGAAATGGTTCAAAGCAAGTCTGAACACACTGGGTCAGCTCTACAACCAGAGTGAGG GGTTTCACATTATCCAGATGATATACGGCTGTGATCTCCGGGAAGACAACACCACTTGGGGGTTTTACCAGGATTCATATGACGGACGAGACTTTCTTATCTTCGATAAGGAGACAATGACTTTGGGAGCAGAAGATATTGGGGCTCAGATCACCAAGAGGAGATGGGATGCTCAAGTATTTGACAACCAGCAGTGGAAACGCTACCTGGAGGAGAGATGTATTCCCTGGCTAAGGAATGCTCTAGAGTATGGGAAGGAGACTCTGCAGAGGAAAG TGCACCCAACAGTTAGAGTGAGCGACAGGTCATCTCATGACGGCCTCACCACTCTCTCCTGTAAGGTCAGTGGGTTCTACCCACGGGACATCACCGTGACCTGGCTGAGAAATGGGGAGAGCAGACAGCAGGAGACCTACTCTGAAGGCATCCTACCCAGTGGGGACGGGACCTATCAGACCTGGGTGACAATGGAGATTGATCCCAAGATCAAAGCCCATTATTCATGTCATGTGGAGCATGAAAGCCTATTAGAGCCACTCTCCGTCTCCTGGG AACCAAATAATAATCTGATTCCCATTGTGGCTGGAGTTATCACTGCAGTTGTCCTGATTGGTGTTATAATCGGAGTAGTCGTCTGGAAAAAGAAACACCCAG GGAAGAAGGGAGACGGCTATGCTGTAGCTCAGG GAGTCCCCGTATCTACTAACTACGCTGAAACCCTGCCCTGTGAGAGACGCTAA
- the LOC119566027 gene encoding class I histocompatibility antigen, F10 alpha chain isoform X10, producing the protein MTLALRLLLLLLGAAAPPGARSRLHSRRVLDTVVSEPGPGLPWYSRVVYVDDQVIYVYTSGMQRAEPRTAWMAENEGPEFWDERTWWAQRHQKWFKASLNTLGQLYNQSEGFHIIQMIYGCDLREDNTTWGFYQDSYDGRDFLIFDKETMTLGAEDIGAQITKRRWDAQVFDNQQWKRYLEERCIPWLRNALEYGKETLQRKVHPTVRVSDRSSHDGLTTLSCKVSGFYPRDITVTWLRNGESRQQETYSEGILPSGDGTYQTWVTMEIDPKIKAHYSCHVEHESLLEPLSVSWEPNNNLIPIVAGVITAVVLIGVIIGVVVWKKKHPGKKGDGYAVAQGE; encoded by the exons ATGACCCTGGCGCtgcgcctcctgctgctgctgctgggggctgcagccccgccGGGGGCCCGATCCC GCCTGCACTCCAGGCGTGTATTGGACACAGTGGTGTCGGAGCCCGGCCCAGGGCTGCCCTGGTACAGCCGTGTTGTGTACGTGGACGATCAGGTCATCTACGTCTACACCAGCGGGATGCAGAGGGCGGAGCCTCGCACAGCGTGGATGGCGGAGAACGAGGGTCCGGAGTTCTGGGACGAGAGGACCTGGTGGGCACAGCGCCACCAGAAATGGTTCAAAGCAAGTCTGAACACACTGGGTCAGCTCTACAACCAGAGTGAGG GGTTTCACATTATCCAGATGATATACGGCTGTGATCTCCGGGAAGACAACACCACTTGGGGGTTTTACCAGGATTCATATGACGGACGAGACTTTCTTATCTTCGATAAGGAGACAATGACTTTGGGAGCAGAAGATATTGGGGCTCAGATCACCAAGAGGAGATGGGATGCTCAAGTATTTGACAACCAGCAGTGGAAACGCTACCTGGAGGAGAGATGTATTCCCTGGCTAAGGAATGCTCTAGAGTATGGGAAGGAGACTCTGCAGAGGAAAG TGCACCCAACAGTTAGAGTGAGCGACAGGTCATCTCATGACGGCCTCACCACTCTCTCCTGTAAGGTCAGTGGGTTCTACCCACGGGACATCACCGTGACCTGGCTGAGAAATGGGGAGAGCAGACAGCAGGAGACCTACTCTGAAGGCATCCTACCCAGTGGGGACGGGACCTATCAGACCTGGGTGACAATGGAGATTGATCCCAAGATCAAAGCCCATTATTCATGTCATGTGGAGCATGAAAGCCTATTAGAGCCACTCTCCGTCTCCTGGG AACCAAATAATAATCTGATTCCCATTGTGGCTGGAGTTATCACTGCAGTTGTCCTGATTGGTGTTATAATCGGAGTAGTCGTCTGGAAAAAGAAACACCCAG GGAAGAAGGGAGACGGCTATGCTGTAGCTCAGG GTGAATAA
- the LOC119566027 gene encoding class I histocompatibility antigen, F10 alpha chain isoform X4, whose translation MTLALRLLLLLLGAAAPPGARSRLHSRRVLDTVVSEPGPGLPWYSRVVYVDDQVIYVYTSGMQRAEPRTAWMAENEGPEFWDERTWWAQRHQKWFKASLNTLGQLYNQSEGFHIIQMIYGCDLREDNTTWGFYQDSYDGRDFLIFDKETMTLGAEDIGAQITKRRWDAQVFDNQQWKRYLEERCIPWLRNALEYGKETLQRKVHPTVRVSDRSSHDGLTTLSCKVSGFYPRDITVTWLRNGESRQQETYSEGILPSGDGTYQTWVTMEIDPKIKAHYSCHVEHESLLEPLSVSWEPNNNLIPIVAGVITAVVLIGVIIGVVVWKKKHPGKKGDGYAVAQGLVYTEDFREISNYCSSTIES comes from the exons ATGACCCTGGCGCtgcgcctcctgctgctgctgctgggggctgcagccccgccGGGGGCCCGATCCC GCCTGCACTCCAGGCGTGTATTGGACACAGTGGTGTCGGAGCCCGGCCCAGGGCTGCCCTGGTACAGCCGTGTTGTGTACGTGGACGATCAGGTCATCTACGTCTACACCAGCGGGATGCAGAGGGCGGAGCCTCGCACAGCGTGGATGGCGGAGAACGAGGGTCCGGAGTTCTGGGACGAGAGGACCTGGTGGGCACAGCGCCACCAGAAATGGTTCAAAGCAAGTCTGAACACACTGGGTCAGCTCTACAACCAGAGTGAGG GGTTTCACATTATCCAGATGATATACGGCTGTGATCTCCGGGAAGACAACACCACTTGGGGGTTTTACCAGGATTCATATGACGGACGAGACTTTCTTATCTTCGATAAGGAGACAATGACTTTGGGAGCAGAAGATATTGGGGCTCAGATCACCAAGAGGAGATGGGATGCTCAAGTATTTGACAACCAGCAGTGGAAACGCTACCTGGAGGAGAGATGTATTCCCTGGCTAAGGAATGCTCTAGAGTATGGGAAGGAGACTCTGCAGAGGAAAG TGCACCCAACAGTTAGAGTGAGCGACAGGTCATCTCATGACGGCCTCACCACTCTCTCCTGTAAGGTCAGTGGGTTCTACCCACGGGACATCACCGTGACCTGGCTGAGAAATGGGGAGAGCAGACAGCAGGAGACCTACTCTGAAGGCATCCTACCCAGTGGGGACGGGACCTATCAGACCTGGGTGACAATGGAGATTGATCCCAAGATCAAAGCCCATTATTCATGTCATGTGGAGCATGAAAGCCTATTAGAGCCACTCTCCGTCTCCTGGG AACCAAATAATAATCTGATTCCCATTGTGGCTGGAGTTATCACTGCAGTTGTCCTGATTGGTGTTATAATCGGAGTAGTCGTCTGGAAAAAGAAACACCCAG GGAAGAAGGGAGACGGCTATGCTGTAGCTCAGG gccttgtctacactgaggatTTTAGGGAAATCTCCAACTATTGCTCTAGtaccatagaatcgtag
- the LOC119566027 gene encoding major histocompatibility complex class I-related gene protein isoform X14, with protein MTLALRLLLLLLGAAAPPGARSRLHSRRVLDTVVSEPGPGLPWYSRVVYVDDQVIYVYTSGMQRAEPRTAWMAENEGPEFWDERTWWAQRHQKWFKASLNTLGQLYNQSEGFHIIQMIYGCDLREDNTTWGFYQDSYDGRDFLIFDKETMTLGAEDIGAQITKRRWDAQVFDNQQWKRYLEERCIPWLRNALEYGKETLQRKVHPTVRVSDRSSHDGLTTLSCKVSGFYPRDITVTWLRNGESRQQETYSEGILPSGDGTYQTWVTMEIDPKIKAHYSCHVEHESLLEPLSVSWG; from the exons ATGACCCTGGCGCtgcgcctcctgctgctgctgctgggggctgcagccccgccGGGGGCCCGATCCC GCCTGCACTCCAGGCGTGTATTGGACACAGTGGTGTCGGAGCCCGGCCCAGGGCTGCCCTGGTACAGCCGTGTTGTGTACGTGGACGATCAGGTCATCTACGTCTACACCAGCGGGATGCAGAGGGCGGAGCCTCGCACAGCGTGGATGGCGGAGAACGAGGGTCCGGAGTTCTGGGACGAGAGGACCTGGTGGGCACAGCGCCACCAGAAATGGTTCAAAGCAAGTCTGAACACACTGGGTCAGCTCTACAACCAGAGTGAGG GGTTTCACATTATCCAGATGATATACGGCTGTGATCTCCGGGAAGACAACACCACTTGGGGGTTTTACCAGGATTCATATGACGGACGAGACTTTCTTATCTTCGATAAGGAGACAATGACTTTGGGAGCAGAAGATATTGGGGCTCAGATCACCAAGAGGAGATGGGATGCTCAAGTATTTGACAACCAGCAGTGGAAACGCTACCTGGAGGAGAGATGTATTCCCTGGCTAAGGAATGCTCTAGAGTATGGGAAGGAGACTCTGCAGAGGAAAG TGCACCCAACAGTTAGAGTGAGCGACAGGTCATCTCATGACGGCCTCACCACTCTCTCCTGTAAGGTCAGTGGGTTCTACCCACGGGACATCACCGTGACCTGGCTGAGAAATGGGGAGAGCAGACAGCAGGAGACCTACTCTGAAGGCATCCTACCCAGTGGGGACGGGACCTATCAGACCTGGGTGACAATGGAGATTGATCCCAAGATCAAAGCCCATTATTCATGTCATGTGGAGCATGAAAGCCTATTAGAGCCACTCTCCGTCTCCTGGG GCTGA